TAGTCTCCTGAAGATTGTGAATTAATTTGTTAAAGATCAAATAATGTTTTAATTTAGCACTTTTCGGAACCATTGTCAATGGTGTAAAAAATAACTAAATGTGTTACTATTTTGAGAGAAATAATTAAATTGTAAATGTACCAGATGATATTTTTCTTTTATGGAACGGATAGCTATCGTTCTTACCAAAAAGTAAAACAGCTACGAGATAAGTTTGCTCAAGAAGTTGATCAGGCTGGTTTGAATATTACTATTTTGGATGGCGAGAACATTACTTTAGAAAAATTTAATAATGCGGTTACCCAACCGGGTTTTTTATCAGCTAAACGGTTAATAATTATTAAAAATATTTTTTCTCTAGCCAGTATTAATAGTTGGAAAGAAGATGTTATCACTTATTTAAATAAAGTTACTGATAGTTCCGAAGAAAATTATATCATCTTTTGGCAGGAAGATTTGCCCGATAAAGATGACGCTTTGTTTAAGAGATTGCAGAACTTTAAGTATGCCCAAAATTTTGAGCTGTTGGATATCAATAAATTAGTAATGTGGGTGGAACAAGAGGTTGGGTTACGTCAGGGGCAAATTACCAAACCAGCCGCGCGCTTATTGGCTGTTAACGTCGGTAATGATTTATGGCGGTTGGCCGGTGAGATTGATAAATTAGTTGCCTATAAAAAAGATCAGTCCATTATTGAAGCTGATATTGAGCAAATGATTGACGGGGGATTGGAGGAAAATATTTTTCAGTTCACCGACGCCCTAATGAACAACAATCCAGTACAGGCCATTAAATTATTACAGGATCAACTGTCTCTCGGACAAAATGAGCAGTATTTATTGAGCATGATCCTGCGACAGTATCGTTTGCTATGGCAGATGAAAATATTATTAGCTCAAGGTTTGAGTCAGCAACAGTTAGCCCAGCAAACCAAAATTCATCCCTTTGTCATTCGCAAATTAACACCGGCACTGGCCAAATATCAAGTATCTGATTTGCAAAAGATATACCAAAAGCTCATTGATTTGGACTATCAATTAAAATCATTACCATTGAAACCAGAATTGTTCTTTGATTTATTTATTATTAAAACACACCCCAGTAAGTGAGGTGCGTTTTTTGGTGAAAAAGTTGGATTATTTCTTACTGATTTTCTTAACAAGACGAGATTTTTTCCGGGCAGCAGTGTTCTTTTTTAATTGTCCATGTTGGACTGCTTTGTCCACTATCTTTTGAAAAGATTTAGTCAATTCAGTTACTTTGTCCATATTTTTGGCCACCAATGCTTGCTCAATCTTTTTAGCTGTATCTTTTATTTGACGGTCGACTCGCAGATTGGCCAATTTTCTTTTTT
This Candidatus Komeilibacteria bacterium CG_4_10_14_0_2_um_filter_37_10 DNA region includes the following protein-coding sequences:
- the rpsT gene encoding 30S ribosomal protein S20, translated to MPIKKAAYKDLRQNKKRKLANLRVDRQIKDTAKKIEQALVAKNMDKVTELTKSFQKIVDKAVQHGQLKKNTAARKKSRLVKKISKK
- the holA gene encoding DNA polymerase III subunit delta, yielding MYQMIFFFYGTDSYRSYQKVKQLRDKFAQEVDQAGLNITILDGENITLEKFNNAVTQPGFLSAKRLIIIKNIFSLASINSWKEDVITYLNKVTDSSEENYIIFWQEDLPDKDDALFKRLQNFKYAQNFELLDINKLVMWVEQEVGLRQGQITKPAARLLAVNVGNDLWRLAGEIDKLVAYKKDQSIIEADIEQMIDGGLEENIFQFTDALMNNNPVQAIKLLQDQLSLGQNEQYLLSMILRQYRLLWQMKILLAQGLSQQQLAQQTKIHPFVIRKLTPALAKYQVSDLQKIYQKLIDLDYQLKSLPLKPELFFDLFIIKTHPSK